The Kineothrix sp. IPX-CK genomic interval ACGGCTCCTTCTTTTACATATTCCTTTGTTATCATCTTCGGCTTTCCAATCGCTACGATCAAAATATCGGCACGCTTGGCTACCTCTTTCAAATCTTTTGTCCTGGAATGTGTTACCGTTACTGTGGCATTTTCGCGAAGCATTAAAATCGCCATGGGCTTTCCCACAATATTGCTCCTTCCGATTATCACACATTCCTTTCCTGCTATTTCAATTCCCGAACGCTTAAGAAGCTGAATAATTCCCGCCGGCGTACACGACACAAAGCCGGGCTGTCCGATACATAAAGCGCCAACGCTCTGAGGATGAAAGCCATCTACATCCTTTTTAGGGCTAATGGCAGAAATCACCTTATCCTCATCGATATGCTCCGGCAGCGGCAGCTGTACGAGAATGCCGTTTACATCCGCTTTTTTGTTAAGCTCGTCTATAAGAGAAAGCAACTCCTTCTCCGAGGTTTCCTCCGGCAGTTCGTAGGCCAGGGATTTAATTCCTATGTATTCGCAGGCTTTTTTCTTATTTCCTACATAGACACTGGAAGCGGGATCGTTTCCCACCTGAATGACTGCCAGAGTCACCTGCTTTCCTCCCGCCTTCATCGCTGCCACTTTTGTTTTTAATTCATCTTTTATCTGTGCTGAAATCGATTTTCCATCAATTATCTGTGTCATATGCATCTTTGCCTTTCTTCTCTCCAAATTCCAAGCTTCTAATTTAGAACAATCCCGTAATCATTCCATCCTTCGTCACATCGATGCGGCAGGCCGCAGGTGAACACGGCAGTCCCGGCATCGTCATTACCGCTCCGGTAAGTACTACCACGAATCCGGCTCCCGCCGATACATAGACCTCACGCACATTCAGCGTGAAGCCCTCCGGCCTTCCAAGAAGAACCGGATCGTCCGATAAGGAATACTGGGTCTTAGCCATACATACCGGAAACTTTCCGAAACCCAACTGTCCCAGCTTTTCTAACTGCTTTACCGCAGCAGGAGAATAACTCACATCCTTCGCACCGTATATCTCCCTTGCCACTGCTTCGATTTTCCCTTCAAGGGGCAGCTCGTCCTCATACAGTACTTTAAAATTACTTTCCTTCGTGCGCAGGGTTTCGATTACCTTTTTCGCAAGAGCGACACCGCCCTCACCGCCCTTTTCCCATACTTCGGAAATGGCGAATTCGCAGTCCCTCTCTTCACAAAATCTCTTCACATAAGAAATCTCCGCCTGAGTATCCGTAATGAAGGAATTCAGGGTCACCACTACAGGCACTCCGTATTTTTGCAGATTCTCTATATGCTTTTCCAAATTGATGACACCTTTTTCTAAAGCGGCCAGATTTTCTCCGTTCAGATCTGCCTTGGCAACACCGCCATTGTATTTAAGCGCACGGACCGTCGCAACCAGCACGACCGCATCCGGCTTTAATCCCGCCATTCTACATTTAATGTCAAAGAACTTCTCGGCTCCTAAATCCGCTCCGAACCCCGCTTCCGTAATAACATAATCCGCCATCTTGAGCGCCGCTCTCGTAGCTCTTACAGAATTGCAGCCGTGAGCGATATTGGCAAAAGGTCCTCCGTGAATGAGCGCCGGTGTATGTTCCAACGTCTGAATGAGATTAGGCTTTAGGGCATCCTTAAGCAAAGCTGCCATCGCTCCCGTGGCTTGCAAAGCCTCCGCCGTCACCGGCTCACCCGAAAAGTTATAAGCAACCACCATTCTTCCAAGCCGCGCCTTTAAATCCTCCATATCGGACGCAAGGCAGAGCACCGCCATGATTTCCGAAGCCACCGTAATAACAAAATGATCCTCTCTCACCGTTCCGTCCGCCTTGCTTCCAAGGCCCACTACTATATTTCTAAGTACTCTGTCGTTCATATCCAGACATCTCTTCCAGACCACCTGTCTCGTGTCGATGCCAAGTTCATTCCCCTGCTGGATATGGTTGTCCAGCATCGCCGCCAAAAGATTATTCGCAGAAGTTATGGCATGAAAATCTCCCGTAAAATGAAGATTTAAATCCTCCATGGGAACTACCTGCGCATAACCGCCGCCTGCGGCGCCGCCTTTTACTCCGAAGCAGGGGCCTAGAGACGGCTCTCTAAGGGCGATAATCGCCTTTTCACCCAGCTTTCCAAAGGCCTGACCTAATCCTACGCTGGTAGTAGTCTTTCCTTCCCCCGCAGGCGTGGGATTAATTGCTGTTACCAGTATGAGCTTTCCGTCCGGATTGCCCTTTATCTTTTCCAAGTATTCGTCGGAAATCTTCGCTTTATATTTTCCGTATAGTTCCAATTCCTCCGCATCGATATGTAATCCTGCCGCCACCTCTGCGATAGGCTTCATAACGGCCTCCTGCGCTATTTGAATATCAGTTTTCATCCCGATGACCTATCCTTTCCTTATGAGCCATACGCCTATATCTCTTCTTCGATAAGCTGTTCGAACTCTTCCATGCTCATCAACACTTTCCTCGGCTTGGTGCCTTCCTCTTCGCCTACAACACCCGCATCGCACAGTTGATCCATAATGCGTGCCGCCCGGTTAAAGCCGATTTTAAAAACTCTTTGCAACATTCCGATAGAAGCCTTGTCCTTGTCGATAATAAATCTTCCTGCCTCTACAAAATATTGATCTCTGCTGCTCGTGCCGTCTTCTCCTGCGCCGGCAGAACCCTGGCTTGCCGAACCCATATTTTGTATCTTCTCTTCCACATCTTCGCTGTAAATATTGCCAATCGCCTGATTTTTCAAGTAATCCACCACATCCGACACCTCTTTGTCCGAGACAAAGGCGCCTTGTATTCTCGCCGGCTTGGGATACCCCTGAGGATAAAAGAGCATATCCCCCTTTCCTAACAGCTTCTCCGCGCCGTTCATATCCAAAATAGTACGGGAATCCACGCCGCTGGATACAGCAAATGCCACACGGCTTGGCATATTCGCTTTAATCAGACCGGTAATAACGTCTACCGAAGGCCGCTGCGTCGCTATGATCAGATGAATACCCGCCGCCCTCGCAAGCTGTGCCAATCGGCAGATAGATTCCTCCACTTCACCGGGCGCCACCATCATAAGATCCGCAAGCTCGTCTACAATAATCACAATTTGAGGCATTGGAGCAGGTGCATCCGCCTCTCCCCTTGCCCTTCTTTCTTCTGCGGCTCTGTTAAAGCCCTTTAAATCACGTACGTTGTAATCCGCAAACTGCTTATATCTTTCAGTCATCTCCGCAACACCCCAGTGAAGCGCCGCCGCCGCTTTCTTCGGATCAGTCACCACCGGAATGAGCAGATGGGGAATCCCGTTATACACGCTAAGCTCTACAACCTTGGGGTCCACCATAATGAGCTTGACCTCATCGGGATGAGCCTTATATAAAATGCTCATGATAAGTGTATTGATGCAGACTGACTTACCGGAACCGGTCGCTCCCGCGATAAGCATATGAGGCATCCTCGCGATATCCGCAACCACCGTCTTGCCGCCGATATCCTTACCCACCGCAAATGCCAGCTTAGAGGGGAATTCCTTGAACTCCTTCGATTCCAATAAATCTCTGAGCGCTACCGCCGAGTTTTCTTTGTTAGGCACTTCTATGCCCACCGCCGCTTTTCCGGGAATCGGTGCCTCGATTCGGATGTCCGTGGCTGCCAGATTAAGCTTTATGTCGTCCGAAAGCCCTACGATTCTGCTTACCTTTACGCCCTGCTCGGGCTGCATTTCATATCTGGTTACCGCCGGCCCCTGACTGATGTCGGTAATAGTAACCTTTACGCCGAAGGTAGCCAAAGTCTGCTGCAAATGCATCGCCGTCTCCTTCAATTGGACGGCGGAATCAGCAGTCCCTTTGGAGGCCCCTTTTTGCAGAAGCTTAAGCGGGGGAAAGACATACTTTTTCACGCCGCCCTTTTCCTGCGCCTTTATAATGCTCTCCATATTCTGAGATATGTCGTCTTTTTTCACTGAATCCGTAGCTCGAAGCGGGTCTGTCACACCAGACGAAACCCGTACCGGCTCCGGAGGCATTTCTTCCTCATCCTCTTCCTCGAACATATCCATTTGCTGTGCCGAAGTAATATGTATTTTGTCGAAATCGATGGCGTGAACGTTTTCACCGGAATTCTTCACGGTCACATCCACCTCTTTTATATCGTTAGTATCGAAATCCGTCCATGTAATTTCATGAATATCGTCGCTGAGAGCGCCTTCCTTTTCCAGCTCCTCTTCCTTGGAGGCAAGCGCCGTATCCAGCATAACACCGGTAACCTTTTTATCCATACGCAGAATCTTCTCGTCCTCGCTCTCCTGCGCACGAAGTCTGCGTTCTTCTTCCTTCATCCTTCGCAGCTCTTCCTGCCTGGCCCGTCTTTCCTGGACCCGCGCTTTTCTTACATAAGCGTCTTCCTTCGTCCTCTCATATA includes:
- a CDS encoding formate--tetrahydrofolate ligase; this encodes MKTDIQIAQEAVMKPIAEVAAGLHIDAEELELYGKYKAKISDEYLEKIKGNPDGKLILVTAINPTPAGEGKTTTSVGLGQAFGKLGEKAIIALREPSLGPCFGVKGGAAGGGYAQVVPMEDLNLHFTGDFHAITSANNLLAAMLDNHIQQGNELGIDTRQVVWKRCLDMNDRVLRNIVVGLGSKADGTVREDHFVITVASEIMAVLCLASDMEDLKARLGRMVVAYNFSGEPVTAEALQATGAMAALLKDALKPNLIQTLEHTPALIHGGPFANIAHGCNSVRATRAALKMADYVITEAGFGADLGAEKFFDIKCRMAGLKPDAVVLVATVRALKYNGGVAKADLNGENLAALEKGVINLEKHIENLQKYGVPVVVTLNSFITDTQAEISYVKRFCEERDCEFAISEVWEKGGEGGVALAKKVIETLRTKESNFKVLYEDELPLEGKIEAVAREIYGAKDVSYSPAAVKQLEKLGQLGFGKFPVCMAKTQYSLSDDPVLLGRPEGFTLNVREVYVSAGAGFVVVLTGAVMTMPGLPCSPAACRIDVTKDGMITGLF
- the folD gene encoding bifunctional methylenetetrahydrofolate dehydrogenase/methenyltetrahydrofolate cyclohydrolase FolD, which gives rise to MTQIIDGKSISAQIKDELKTKVAAMKAGGKQVTLAVIQVGNDPASSVYVGNKKKACEYIGIKSLAYELPEETSEKELLSLIDELNKKADVNGILVQLPLPEHIDEDKVISAISPKKDVDGFHPQSVGALCIGQPGFVSCTPAGIIQLLKRSGIEIAGKECVIIGRSNIVGKPMAILMLRENATVTVTHSRTKDLKEVAKRADILIVAIGKPKMITKEYVKEGAVVIDVGIHRDENNKLCGDVDYEDVAAVCSWVTPVPGGVGPMTIAMLMNNCVESAELEAK
- a CDS encoding DNA translocase FtsK, whose amino-acid sequence is MASGQGNRKGNAKKSYSRNTSSRKRKATNSKSSRQSEPMDSAIKNEVILIGVFALAVFLFLCNFGVVGVFGDSISSMLFGLFGLTAYIAPVVLFLTVAFGISNRGNRIATRKLVAAVLLFLLIGMSCDLFAGAWTQDSLYNVKEIYERCSESKNGGGVIAGTLTFLSYHFLSMVGTALMLIVLAVICLVILTEKSLVGSMRSGGQRVYERTKEDAYVRKARVQERRARQEELRRMKEEERRLRAQESEDEKILRMDKKVTGVMLDTALASKEEELEKEGALSDDIHEITWTDFDTNDIKEVDVTVKNSGENVHAIDFDKIHITSAQQMDMFEEEDEEEMPPEPVRVSSGVTDPLRATDSVKKDDISQNMESIIKAQEKGGVKKYVFPPLKLLQKGASKGTADSAVQLKETAMHLQQTLATFGVKVTITDISQGPAVTRYEMQPEQGVKVSRIVGLSDDIKLNLAATDIRIEAPIPGKAAVGIEVPNKENSAVALRDLLESKEFKEFPSKLAFAVGKDIGGKTVVADIARMPHMLIAGATGSGKSVCINTLIMSILYKAHPDEVKLIMVDPKVVELSVYNGIPHLLIPVVTDPKKAAAALHWGVAEMTERYKQFADYNVRDLKGFNRAAEERRARGEADAPAPMPQIVIIVDELADLMMVAPGEVEESICRLAQLARAAGIHLIIATQRPSVDVITGLIKANMPSRVAFAVSSGVDSRTILDMNGAEKLLGKGDMLFYPQGYPKPARIQGAFVSDKEVSDVVDYLKNQAIGNIYSEDVEEKIQNMGSASQGSAGAGEDGTSSRDQYFVEAGRFIIDKDKASIGMLQRVFKIGFNRAARIMDQLCDAGVVGEEEGTKPRKVLMSMEEFEQLIEEEI